The following are from one region of the Streptomyces fradiae genome:
- a CDS encoding helix-turn-helix domain-containing protein, whose protein sequence is MTTASRLVLARKRRGLTVTRLAQMVGLTARRLSDYENGRAYPPPASLASLAEALEFPESFFVAEEVADLPVESVSFRALSKMTASQRDIALSSGRLARILQDWIRARFKLPAPDLPTLTSFSRLGSDGEPVFPGEAGAENCPAERAAELVRTRWGLGVAPIPNMVHLLEAHGVRVFSLSRDCPEVDAFSFWDRGVPFVLLNTEKTAERGRFDAAHELGHLVLHGEEQVPHGPQAEGEAHRFAAALLMPAADVLAHAPRNPSTTWILQAKRRWKVAAMALAHRLHELNLTTEWQYRTHCVDLSRMGFRKSEPQSTLTRETSQVLGKVFAALRAEGTPLAEIARDLDLRPADLSDLIFGLVVIAQEGGRGGARTIASRRPQLSVVR, encoded by the coding sequence ATGACCACCGCATCCCGGCTCGTCCTGGCGCGCAAGCGCCGCGGGCTCACCGTCACCCGTCTCGCCCAGATGGTCGGACTCACCGCCCGCCGGCTGTCCGACTACGAGAACGGCCGGGCCTACCCTCCCCCGGCCTCCCTGGCCAGCCTTGCTGAGGCTTTGGAGTTCCCAGAGTCCTTCTTCGTTGCCGAAGAGGTCGCCGACCTGCCCGTGGAGTCGGTCAGCTTCAGGGCGCTGAGCAAGATGACGGCCTCGCAACGGGACATCGCCCTGAGCAGTGGTCGCCTCGCCCGGATCTTGCAGGACTGGATCCGGGCGCGCTTCAAGCTGCCGGCGCCGGACCTTCCGACCTTGACCTCGTTCAGCCGTCTCGGCAGCGACGGCGAACCGGTGTTTCCCGGCGAGGCCGGGGCCGAGAACTGTCCCGCCGAGCGCGCAGCTGAACTGGTTCGCACTCGATGGGGGTTGGGAGTGGCCCCGATCCCCAACATGGTTCACCTGCTCGAAGCGCACGGGGTGCGCGTGTTCTCGCTGTCCAGGGACTGCCCGGAAGTGGACGCCTTCTCCTTCTGGGACCGCGGCGTTCCGTTCGTACTGCTAAACACAGAGAAGACCGCCGAGCGCGGACGCTTCGACGCCGCACACGAGCTGGGGCACTTGGTTCTGCACGGTGAGGAGCAGGTACCCCACGGGCCTCAGGCCGAAGGCGAAGCACACCGCTTCGCTGCGGCCCTGCTCATGCCGGCCGCAGACGTTCTGGCACACGCCCCTCGCAACCCGAGCACCACCTGGATCCTGCAGGCGAAGCGACGCTGGAAAGTCGCCGCCATGGCACTCGCCCACCGCCTGCACGAACTCAACCTCACCACCGAATGGCAGTACCGCACGCACTGCGTCGATCTCAGTCGCATGGGCTTCCGGAAGTCGGAGCCCCAGAGCACGCTCACGCGGGAAACTTCCCAGGTGCTGGGCAAGGTCTTCGCCGCTCTCCGAGCGGAAGGCACCCCGCTGGCGGAAATCGCACGCGATCTTGACCTGAGGCCGGCGGATCTCAGTGACCTGATCTTCGGCTTGGTGGTCATCGCCCAGGAGGGCGGGCGCGGTGGCGCCCGTACGATTGCCTCCCGTAGACCGCAGCTCTCCGTCGTGCGCTGA